In the genome of Populus trichocarpa isolate Nisqually-1 chromosome 6, P.trichocarpa_v4.1, whole genome shotgun sequence, one region contains:
- the LOC127905493 gene encoding flavonoid 3-O-glucosyltransferase-like isoform X1 — translation MILSSSSDDISKEDGLENIKPYNVSDGLPENYNFAGNLDEVMDYFFKATPGNFKQAMEVAVKEVGKDFTCIMSDAFLWFAADFAQELHVTWVPLWTSSSRSLLLVLETDLVHQKMRSIINEPEDRTIDILPGFSELRGSDIPKELLLDVKESQFAAMLCKMGLALPQAAVVASNSFEELDPDAVILFKSRLPKFLNIGPFVLTSPDPFMSDPHGCLEWLDKQKQESVVYISFGSVITLPPQELAELVEALKECKLPFLWSFRGNPKEELPEEFLERTKEKGKVVSWTPQLKVLRHKAIGVFVTHSGWNSVLDSIAGCVPMICRPFFGDQTVNTRTIEAVWGTGLEIEGGRITKGGLMKALRLIMSTDEGNKMRKKLQHLQGLALDAVQSSGSSTKNFETLLEVVAK, via the exons ATgatattgtcttcttcttcagaTGATATTTCCAAGGAGGACGGGCTGGAAAACATAAAACCGTACAACGTTAGCGATGGTTTGCCTGAGAACTACAACTTTGCAGGGAATCTCGATGAAgtaatggattatttttttaaggcgACGCCAGGGAATTTTAAGCAAGCAATGGAAGTGGCGGTGAAAGAGGTAGGGAAGGATTTTACTTGCATAATGAGTGATGCATTTCTTTGGTTTGCAGCGGATTTCGCTCAGGAATTGCATGTCACTTGGGTGCCCCTTTGGACCTCAAGTTCTCGTTCCCTCCTCTTGGTCCTTGAAACCGATTTAGTCCACCAGAAAATGAGAAGCATTATTAATG AGCCCGAAGATAGAACAATTGACATTCTTCCAGGATTTTCTGAACTACGTGGTTCTGACATACCTAAGGAACTACTCCTTGACGTTAAGGAATCACAATTTGCAGCAATGTTGTGTAAAATGGGATTAGCATTGCCACAGGCAGCTGTTGTTGCTTCAAACTCTTTTGAAGAATTAGACCCCGATGCGGTGATTCTGTTCAAGTCAAGGCTTCCCAAGTTTCTCAACATCGGCCCCTTCGTGTTGACATCTCCAGATCCGTTCATGTCTGATCCACACGGTTGCCTCGAGTGGCTGGACAAGCAGAAACAAGAATCTGTGGTGTACATTAGTTTTGGAAGTGTGATAACGCTACCACCCCAAGAGTTAGCAGAGTTAGTAGAAGCGCTAAAGGAATGCAAGTTGCCATTTCTTTGGTCATTTAGAGGCAATCCTAAGGAAGAATTGCCTGAAGAGTTCTTAGAAAGGACTAAAGAGAAGGGAAAAGTAGTTTCATGGACTCCGCAGTTAAAAGTCTTGCGACACAAAGCAATCGGAGTGTTTGTGACACATAGTGGGTGGAACTCGGTTTTGGATAGTATTGCTGGATGTGTGCCTATGATTTGTAGGCCATTCTTTGGGGATCAAACAGTGAACACGAGGACTATAGAGGCAGTATGGGGTACTGGCCTCGAGATTGAAGGAGGAAGAATCACAAAAGGAGGTTTGATGAAAGCCTTGAGGCTTATTATGTCAACCGATGAAGGGaacaaaatgagaaagaaaCTTCAACACCTCCAAGGTCTTGCTTTGGATGCCGTGCAATCAAGTGGCAGCTCTACcaaaaattttgaaactttGTTAGAGGTGGTCGCCAAGTAA
- the LOC127905447 gene encoding uncharacterized protein LOC127905447: MVLQSLKESFSPLMQYAFPSPQQGDEQKVVMYGQLVDSDTRQQGHPKFSNSSVVGLENSLNGITSSDSYIPFTSGDHAMDLTIVSRAGVVEPADAAAQPVPNFQSELENFLNSKTSGFTSQEDKIGEFGCFKEMNRYGEGMNWWSNDFEIKASSNSWDSASVLKSEGMFHDYELGYNM, from the coding sequence ATGGTCCTTCAATCCCTGAAAGAAAGCTTTAGCCCTCTTATGCAATATGCTTTCCCTAGTCCTCAACAAGGGGATGAACAAAAGGTTGTTATGTATGGGCAGCTAGTTGATTCTGACACGCGTCAACAAGGTCATCCAAAATTCAGCAACTCAAGCGTAGTGGGCTTGGAGAATTCCTTGAATGGTATAACATCCTCAGACAGTTATATTCCCTTCACCAGTGGTGACCATGCAATGGACTTGACTATTGTTTCAAGAGCAGGCGTGGTAGAGCCAGCTGATGCAGCAGCCCAGCCTGTTCCGAATTTCCAATCTGAGCTCGAAAACTTTCTCAACAGCAAAACATCTGGTTTTACTTCACAGGAGGATAAGATTGGTGAATTTGGTTGTTTCAAAGAAATGAATCGTTACGGGGAAGGCATGAATTGGTGGTCTAATGACTTTGAGATAAAGGCCTCCTCAAATTCTTGGGATTCCGCTTCTGTTCTAAAGTCTGAAGGGATGTTTCATGATTATGAATTAGGCTACAATATGTAA
- the LOC18100524 gene encoding protein DETOXIFICATION 16, translating to MDLEEEKPSIDLPLISPETAIKSRHGFSKVEIVEEVKKQLVLAGPLVTVNFFIFLLQVISVMFVGHLGELALSGASMATSFASVTGLSLLKGLASALDTYCGQSYGAKQYHMLGIHLQRAMIVLLLASVPLAVVWANAGAILVFLKQDPEISAEAGRYARYMIPTIFGFAIQECHVRFLQSQNNVIPMMVCAGITTFLHIFTCWILVFKSGLGNKGAALANAISYWANALLLILYVRISPSCKKTWTGLSKEALHGIPNFLKLAIPSAIMVSLEIWSFEMMVLLSGLLPNPKLETSVLSISLNTCALTYMIPLGLSAAISTRVSNELGAGKPQAARLAVCVATFLVGTEGISVASLMILGRNVWGTFYTTEKIVVNYVGEMLVFVAVSHFFDGIQSVFSGTARGCGWQKIGAVINLGAYYLLGIPCSVILAFVYHFGGKGLWTGIIVALFFQALALFVVTLRTNWENDSKKANDRVYRAVILDNSST from the exons ATGGacctagaagaagaaaaaccaagtATTGACTTACCATTGATCTCCCCAGAAACTGCAATAAAATCAAGACATGGATTCAGCAAAGTTGAGATTGTTGAGGAGGTGAAGAAGCAGCTTGTGCTAGCAGGGCCTCTTGTTACtgttaatttcttcatttttcttttacagGTGATTTCGGTCATGTTTGTGGGTCATCTTGGAGAGCTAGCACTTTCAGGTGCTTCCATGGCCACTTCTTTTGCTTCGGTCACTGGCTTAAGTTTATTG AAAGGACTGGCAAGTGCATTAGACACATACTGTGGTCAATCTTATGGAGCCAAGCAATACCACATGCTTGGTATACACCTGCAGAGAGCCATGATAGTTCTTCTACTTGCCAGCGTTCCACTTGCAGTTGTATGGGCCAATGCCGGGGCCATTCTGGTGTTCTTGAAGCAGGATCCAGAAATATCAGCTGAGGCTGGGCGTTACGCTCGTTACATGATTCCCACCATTTTTGGTTTTGCAATCCAGGAATGTCATGTCAGATTCTTGCAATCCCAAAACAATGTGATTCCAATGATGGTTTGCGCAGGAATTACGACCTTTCTTCACATCTTTACATGTTGGATTCTTGTCTTTAAGTCCGGACTTGGAAATAAAGGTGCTGCGTTGGCAAATGCTATCTCCTACTGGGCTAACGCACTCTTACTTATTCTTTATGTGAGGATATCTCCCTCTTGTAAGAAGACTTGGACTGGTTTATCAAAGGAGGCCCTGCATGGAATTCCCAATTTCCTTAAACTAGCAATTCCTTCAGCTATAATGGtcag CTTGGAGATTTGGTCATTTGAGATGATGGTTCTGTTATCTGGTCTTCTTCCAAATCCTAAACTTGAAACATCTGTCCTTTCCATCAG CCTTAACACATGTGCTTTGACTTATATGATACCCCTTGGTCTTAGTGCTGCTATAAG TACAAGAGTCTCAAATGAACTGGGTGCTGGGAAACCACAAGCCGCTCGTCTAGCAGTATGTGTTGCGACATTCTTGGTCGGTACTGAAGGCATTTCGGTGGCCTCCTTAATGATCCTTGGTCGTAATGTATGGGGCACCTTTTATACAACAGAAAAAATAGTAGTGAACTATGTGGGAGAAATGTTGGTTTTTGTTGCAGTATCTCACTTTTTTGACGGAATTCAATCTGTGTTTTCAG GCACTGCTAGAGGATGTGGATGGCAGAAGATTGGAGCGGTAATTAATCTGGGTGCATACTATCTTCTAGGCATTCCTTGTTCTGTAATCCTTGCTTTTGTCTATCATTTTGGTGGGAAG GGACTGTGGACAGGCATTATAGTAGCTCTGTTTTTCCAAGCATTAGCGCTTTTTGTAGTAACTCTTCGCACCAACTGGGAGAACGAT TCAAAGAAAGCTAATGACAGGGTCTACCGTGCAGTCATACTTGATAATTCATCAACATAA
- the LOC7471596 gene encoding flavonoid 3-O-glucosyltransferase has translation MSEARNDLKHIAVLAFPVATHGPPLLSLVRRLSASASYAKFSFFSTKESNSKLFSKEDGLENIKPYNVSDGLPENYNFAGNLDEVMNYFFKATPGNFKQAMKVAVKEVGKDFTCIMSDAFLWFAADFAQELHVPWVPLWTSSSRSLLLVLETDLVHQKMRSIINEPEDRTIDILPGFSELRGSDIPKELFHDVKESQFAAMLCKIGLALPQAAVVASNSFEELDPDAVILFKSRLPKFLNIGPFVLTSPDPFMSDPHGCLEWLDKQKQESVVYISFGSVISLPPQELAELVEALKECKLPFLWSFRGNPKEELPEEFLERTKEKGKVVSWTPQLKVLRHKAIGVFVTHSGWNSVLDSIAGCVPMICRPFFGDQTVNTRTIEAVWGTGLEIEGGRITKGGLMKALRLIMSTDEGNKMRKKLQHLQGLALDAVQSSGSSTKNFETLLEVVAK, from the exons ATGTCAGAAGCCAGAAATGACTTGAAACATATTGCTGTGCTAGCATTCCCCGTGGCAACTCATGGTCCTCCACTTCTTTCTCTCGTTAGGAGGCTGTCTGCTTCTGCTTCATATGCAAAGTTTTCATTCTTCAGCACAAAGGAGTCCAACAGCAAACTTTTCTCCAAGGAGGACGGGCTGGAAAACATAAAACCGTACAACGTTAGCGATGGTTTGCCTGAGAACTACAACTTTGCAGGGAATCTCGATGAagtaatgaattatttttttaaggcgACGCCGGGGAATTTTAAGCAAGCAATGAAAGTGGCGGTGAAAGAGGTAGGGAAGGATTTTACTTGCATAATGAGTGATGCATTTCTTTGGTTTGCAGCGGATTTCGCTCAGGAATTGCATGTCCCTTGGGTGCCCCTTTGGACCTCAAGTTCTCGTTCCCTCCTCTTGGTCCTTGAAACCGATTTAGTCCACCAGAAAATGAGAAGCATTATTAATG AGCCCGAAGATAGAACAATTGACATTCTTCCAGGATTTTCTGAACTACGTGGTTCTGACATACCTAAGGAACTATTCCATGACGTTAAGGAATCACAATTTGCAGCAATGTTGTGTAAAATTGGATTAGCATTGCCACAGGCAGCTGTTGTTGCTTCAAACTCTTTTGAAGAATTAGACCCCGATGCGGTGATTCTGTTCAAGTCAAGGCTTCCCAAGTTTCTCAACATCGGCCCCTTCGTGTTGACATCTCCAGATCCGTTCATGTCTGATCCACACGGTTGCCTGGAGTGGCTGGACAAGCAGAAACAAGAATCTGTGGTGTACATTAGTTTTGGAAGTGTGATATCGCTACCACCCCAAGAGTTAGCAGAGTTAGTAGAAGCGCTAAAGGAATGCAAGTTGCCATTTCTTTGGTCATTTAGAGGCAATCCTAAGGAAGAATTGCCTGAAGAGTTCTTAGAAAGGACTAAAGAGAAGGGAAAAGTAGTTTCATGGACTCCGCAGTTAAAAGTCTTGCGACACAAAGCAATCGGAGTGTTTGTGACACATAGTGGGTGGAACTCGGTTTTGGATAGTATTGCTGGATGTGTGCCTATGATTTGTAGGCCATTCTTTGGGGATCAAACGGTGAACACGAGGACTATAGAGGCAGTATGGGGTACTGGCCTCGAGATTGAAGGAGGAAGAATCACAAAAGGAGGTTTGATGAAAGCCTTGAGGCTTATTATGTCAACCGATGAAGGGaacaaaatgagaaagaaaCTTCAACACCTCCAAGGTCTTGCTTTGGATGCCGTGCAATCAAGTGGTAGCTCTACCAAAAATTTCGAAACTCTGTTAGAGGTGGTCGCCAAGTAA